The Ficedula albicollis isolate OC2 chromosome 1, FicAlb1.5, whole genome shotgun sequence nucleotide sequence ttttgcttggttttatgAAAGTTAGCAGGTAAGATTTAACTGAGCCTTGAGTAAGATTAATTCATAATCCAGTAGGAGCATAAAGTCAGAAGTGCATCATCAGTCCACTACTGAGGAAGCACACCAGGAAGATGATCAAGTGAATGTGATCAGCAAGCAGTTGATACTAACAAGGACTTCTTACTACAATATAAAATAGTGAGGAAAACCCCAACAATATACCCTGAAAGCCCAAGGCCTCTGTCAAAAGTCAGAGTATTGCCCAAGTTTAGACCAGACGTCATGGAAATTCCAGTGAGCATCAAGCCTGAACCAAGTCTTACTTATGGGCACAAACctgattaatttcttcttcacaaAGCCCATGGAACATTGTTTAATGATTTTGTTTATAATAGGCAAATCACAGCTTTGTGTCCTCACCTGATAATGCCCAAAAAATGCTGTTGAGGGGAGGCACaaaattttttctcctcagcattTTTCACATAACCTGCCACCTTGAACTCAAGATTTTAGAAAACTCCTGCTCAGAGTACTTTGCTCCACAGAGTATGTGCAGGaacctcctcctcttccctgctgcaagAACAGCCTTTTCAAGAACATAGTTATTACATCAGGTGGACATAGCAGTTAAGACACTGGCTTTGCTTTACTCCCTTCCtgtcaaaattaaaagcatttttcactattttatGTAGATCACTGACTATCATACCAGCCAACATGGTAATTTTAGCCTCTGCTGATCCTTCCAGAGGAAGATACTTTGCTTTGCATACATGACTCCCAACTAGTAAAAACTGCACACTCACACTGTAAAGACTGATGTGGCAACTCCCTGCTCCACAGACTGCACTTGTACCAGTTAATACAAGGAAGTCTTAGTTAGCAGCCTCACTACAAAGCTCTGGAGTTATGAATGCTGTCTCCTGGTTCCACTGCTACCTCCTCACTTCCTGTGAACTGGGCAGTTTAACAAGGAGGACAGAGAACCCTGGCCTGTATGACCAAGGAACTTGGTCTCACCCTCCCACTCTGCTTCTGAAGGAAGGATCAGCCACACAACACCAGGCAAAGCATTCTAAGTATGTCACAGACCAGATTTAGGGATCTAATTTCCAGAAGACATGGTTTAAACCCTTGTGCATCTCTCAAAGCATCAATCCAGATCCATTAAACTTTTATTACAGTTTAAGAGGTCACACTCTCCACAGGAGCTCTTTTGTACCATTTTTACACGTCATAGCTGTCTTTGTACCAGTGACTTAACAGAAGTTGCAATTTTTGGTCCCCAAACAACTTATTTATTTGTACTTTCAAGAAAAGATTATTAGCCCTGTTGAAAACACATCTCCTTTTGTGCAACATTTGTTCAGCATGCTTCAAAACCTAATCCTGTTCAGACACACTACACAAATCCCACTTAGCCTGGGATTGTAGCTATCACTGAAAGGTCAAGCTTTATAAAAACTGTCTGCTGGAACACGGATCAAGATACTACAGTATTACAATACCCTAATCCTTTATCTTCCCCATCCTCCACCCCCAAACCTGCATTCCTTCTTTACTTTGCTTAATTCTTATTAAAAGTAGAAGGACATTCTTTCAATCCCAGAAGCTTTGTTACAAATATGACAGGACAGCTGACCAGAACACAGAGGTGACGGAAAGATCAAGCTGGTGTGCATGCCACAAGAAGGAAGcatttgcaaagaaaacacaaatatctCAAGAAGTatagaattttttcctaatcctTCATGTCCTTCCTTACCCAgtaaagaaaatggcaaaaaccCACCTTATTCCTTTAGCCCAGACTGCTTTGTTCAATCTGGTATCGATGCGAACGTCAGGAGTGCCCATCTCCTTCATGGCAAATTTACGGATTTCCTTGAGAGCGCGTGGTGCTCGCTTCTTGAAGCCCCTGGGACAAACACAAGAGCCACTGAACTTTAACTTCAGGACACTGCCAGCACTAGACACTTGTTGCACGTGCTCTCCAAACATACAACCCCCCAGCGCATTGTGCATAACAGCAAACAGCTGCACCAGCCTGACTAGACCTTCACCCTGGCAGGCAGATGCTAAATTCAATAGGAACCACTCAGGTAGaaaaatttcagtaaaattctgCAACAAGATCTCCTGTATCTTAAGCCTTCTTTGTAATGTCAACATGTTCGAATATCTCAGCAACACTGAAGAGATCAGAGGTGTCAGTGACAGTCTGAATAAAAGCCCTATGAGCAAAGCAGTGCAACAGTAATAACATAAACGTGACAGAAATGTATCACTACTGAAATAAACAGCATAACAAAAAACCGGATCTTATTCTGAATATCGGCTTCTGCTGAACAGTACTTGATGTTTACCTCCTTTCATGCCATCAGGACTGCACCAATACCAAATCAGGACTGCATCagaactggtttttttccccagtacaGCCTGTATTATGCCCATTATGGTAGATCCTGCAGGACTGGGCATCCACAGCATAAGTAAGAGCTGCACCACGAGTGTTCTGCCATATATATAACACCCACACTGTGAcacggggctgtgccagcagtgcctgaggtCCCACAGTGGGCTATAGTTACTTATATTATGTGCACACTACTGTTGATACTTGGAAGTGGGTACTTGATCACAAGCActaaataaaagcttttaacTCTAGCCCAAAAAGAAAGGTGGACAGCAGGATAATCAGCATCAGAACAGAATGAAGTGCCAATCAACAGGCAAGGCCAGAACATCTTATTGCCATTTAAAGAGTACCACTGCCTCTCATTCTCAGCCATGGTTTTGCCACGCTCCACTGCCTCACTTCTCTCCTATTCCACGTTAACTTTAGCCACTGCACCAACTGTTTGGATTTAAATGATGTCTTCCATGTGCTTGCAGGCATACACAGAATGCAAGGGCACTCATTTCCTTTGAAGCACTTCTCCACTACAGTTTCATGAGGTTCAGCATCTGGTCAACTAAAAAACCACTCTTACCTACACACAACAAATATCCTTTCACCCAAATCATATCCCACTTTACACCTCACACAATTTAGTGATAAACATGAAGCCAGTCATTTGattacagcagcatttcatttctCAAACTTTCTCAGTGGGCTGAAGTTTAAACATTTGCTTGGGAAAGAATGACAACCTGTGCAGAGAAGTAAATTGATCTAACTTCAATTTAAGTCCCAAAACACTCACAATCACAGAAACAGGCTTATTCCTGAAAGCCACAAGGCAAGTCTGGGgttgcacagggctgcagcctaAGGACACAACAGAGGCACAAACACAACGCTCTATGGACAGTCCTGCGCTCTTTAAAACCTATCCAACCCACTTCCAAATGCCACTTCACAGAAGGCCAATTTCGCTGATAAAAAGAACTTACACGCCATGGATGCGCTTGTGAATGTTGATGGTGTATTCCCGAGTTACTACCTCGTTGATGGCAGAGCGCCCCTTCTTCTTCTCGCCGCCCTTCTTCGCGGGAGCCATCTCAGCGACGCTAAAAGGCACCGCGCACACGGATCACACGCACATCTCGGACCTTCCTCCCGTCCCCAGCCACTACAAACCG carries:
- the RPL31 gene encoding 60S ribosomal protein L31, which gives rise to MAPAKKGGEKKKGRSAINEVVTREYTINIHKRIHGVGFKKRAPRALKEIRKFAMKEMGTPDVRIDTRLNKAVWAKGIRNVPYRIRVRLSRKRNEDEDSPNKLYTLVTYVPVTTFKGLQTVNVDEN